A region of Paenibacillus sp. JNUCC-31 DNA encodes the following proteins:
- the sdhA gene encoding succinate dehydrogenase flavoprotein subunit: MASTNVIIVGGGLAGLMAAIKSAEAGVHVHLFSLVPVKRSHSVCAQGGINGAVNTKGEGDSPWVHFDDTVYGGDFLANQPPVKAMCEAAPGIIHLMDRMGVMFNRTPEGLLDFRRFGGTKHHRTAFAGATTGQQLLYALDEQVRRWEAAGLVTKYENWEFLQAVVDDEGVCRGIVAQDLKTMKVQTFPAEAVILASGGPGIIFGKTTNSVINTGTAASAVYQQGVNYANGEFIQIHPTAIPGDDKLRLMSESARGEGGRIWTYKDGKPWYFLEEKYPSYGNLVPRDIATREIFSVCVDMGLGVNGENMVYLDLSHKDPKELDVKLGGIIEIYEKFMGDDPRKIPMKIFPAVHYSMGGMWVDYNQMTNIPGLFAAGECEYQYHGANRLGANSLVSAIYGGMVAGPKAVEYIKGLKKSSADISSSVFDGYTKRQTDKYEGILNMQGNENAYVIHKELGEWMTANMTVVRYNDKLEATIGKIKELKERYGKINMYDTSGWNNPGAAFTRQLWNMLELAEAMTLGALLRNESRGAHYKPEFTERNDEEFLKTTIASWSKEGPKISYEPVDVSLIPPRIRDYSKD; encoded by the coding sequence ATGGCATCAACTAATGTAATTATTGTGGGCGGAGGTCTCGCGGGATTGATGGCGGCGATCAAATCGGCTGAAGCCGGAGTCCATGTTCATTTATTTTCACTGGTTCCCGTTAAAAGATCCCACTCCGTATGTGCCCAGGGCGGCATCAACGGTGCGGTAAATACCAAGGGTGAGGGTGACTCCCCGTGGGTACACTTTGACGATACAGTATATGGCGGCGACTTCCTCGCGAATCAGCCCCCAGTTAAAGCAATGTGTGAAGCAGCACCAGGCATCATTCACCTCATGGACCGGATGGGCGTAATGTTCAACCGGACACCGGAAGGATTACTTGATTTCCGCCGTTTCGGTGGAACGAAGCATCACCGTACGGCGTTTGCCGGAGCAACGACAGGGCAACAATTGCTCTACGCATTGGATGAGCAAGTACGTCGCTGGGAAGCAGCGGGTCTTGTGACGAAGTACGAGAACTGGGAGTTCCTGCAGGCTGTTGTGGATGACGAAGGCGTTTGCCGCGGGATCGTAGCTCAGGACCTGAAAACGATGAAGGTTCAGACGTTCCCGGCAGAAGCCGTTATTCTGGCGAGCGGTGGTCCCGGCATTATTTTCGGTAAAACAACCAACTCGGTTATCAATACAGGTACGGCCGCAAGTGCGGTGTACCAGCAAGGTGTCAATTACGCAAACGGTGAGTTCATTCAGATTCACCCGACTGCCATTCCGGGCGATGACAAGCTGCGCCTGATGTCAGAATCGGCTCGTGGTGAAGGTGGACGGATCTGGACTTACAAAGACGGTAAGCCTTGGTACTTCCTTGAAGAAAAATATCCATCATACGGAAACCTTGTTCCGCGTGATATCGCGACTCGTGAAATTTTCAGCGTCTGCGTGGATATGGGCCTGGGCGTCAACGGCGAGAACATGGTATATCTCGACCTGTCTCACAAAGATCCGAAGGAGCTGGACGTGAAGCTCGGCGGGATCATTGAGATTTACGAGAAGTTCATGGGTGATGACCCACGTAAGATCCCAATGAAAATCTTCCCGGCAGTCCATTATTCGATGGGCGGCATGTGGGTAGATTACAATCAAATGACCAACATTCCGGGGCTGTTCGCAGCCGGTGAGTGTGAGTACCAATATCACGGCGCCAATCGATTGGGTGCAAACTCTCTCGTATCCGCCATCTACGGTGGTATGGTCGCTGGGCCGAAAGCGGTTGAATATATCAAAGGACTCAAAAAATCGTCCGCAGATATTAGTTCCTCCGTATTCGACGGTTACACGAAGCGTCAAACGGATAAATACGAAGGCATACTGAATATGCAGGGTAACGAAAATGCCTATGTCATTCACAAAGAACTCGGTGAGTGGATGACGGCGAACATGACAGTGGTACGGTACAACGATAAACTGGAAGCCACCATCGGCAAGATCAAGGAATTGAAAGAGCGTTACGGCAAAATCAACATGTACGACACTTCCGGCTGGAACAACCCGGGTGCGGCGTTTACTCGTCAACTGTGGAACATGCTTGAACTGGCAGAAGCGATGACTCTGGGCGCTCTGCTTCGTAACGAAAGCCGTGGAGCGCATTACAAACCGGAGTTCACTGAACGGAACGACGAGGAATTCCTGAAAACAACGATCGCTTCCTGGTCGAAGGAAGGTCCAAAAATCTCGTACGAGCCTGTAGACGTTTCCCTGATCCCACCACGGATCCGGGACTACTCGAAGGACTAA
- a CDS encoding metallophosphoesterase family protein, which yields MERIAIVSDIHGNMTAWEAVLNDIRSRGLQRIFCLGDLVGKGPDPVQVVDSVRKTCEQVIRGNWDELVAANHDNENFTWQAKQLGKERVAYLASLPFSHQLELSGRTIRLVHASPKSVYHRVQPWDEIEKRLAMFEPPTDEPELGRADVVGYGDVHNAYLQFMNGKMLFNAGSVGNPLDFTQASYCILEGENSTDRNTPFNLQFVRVPYDIEREVQAAQQAQVPSLDFYIRELRTGVYRGLQTE from the coding sequence ATGGAACGAATTGCGATTGTATCCGATATTCATGGCAACATGACTGCTTGGGAAGCGGTATTGAACGATATTCGGAGTCGCGGCTTACAGCGAATCTTTTGTCTTGGCGACCTCGTTGGTAAAGGGCCTGACCCTGTACAGGTTGTTGATTCAGTCAGGAAAACATGTGAGCAAGTCATCCGGGGAAACTGGGATGAACTGGTTGCTGCGAATCATGATAACGAGAATTTCACTTGGCAAGCGAAACAGCTGGGGAAGGAACGAGTGGCGTATTTGGCGAGCCTGCCTTTTAGCCACCAATTGGAGCTGAGCGGCCGTACCATCCGCCTGGTGCATGCATCCCCAAAAAGTGTATATCACCGCGTACAACCGTGGGATGAGATCGAAAAGCGGTTAGCGATGTTCGAACCTCCGACAGATGAACCTGAGCTTGGTAGGGCGGATGTTGTGGGTTATGGGGATGTGCATAATGCATACTTGCAATTCATGAATGGAAAAATGTTGTTCAATGCAGGTAGTGTGGGGAACCCGCTTGATTTTACCCAGGCTTCGTATTGTATTCTTGAAGGGGAAAACAGCACTGACCGGAATACTCCATTTAATCTTCAATTTGTAAGAGTACCTTATGATATTGAACGGGAAGTACAGGCTGCACAGCAGGCTCAAGTGCCTTCACTCGATTTCTATATCCGTGAACTTCGTACAGGCGTCTATCGCGGCTTGCAGACGGAATAG
- a CDS encoding succinate dehydrogenase cytochrome b558 subunit translates to MKGFYSRKLHSLLGVIPLSLFFIEHMVTNFSAVEGGKEGFNDAVAFLNGLPLVIVLETLLIWLPLFYHGVYGLYIAYQAKPNVGRYGNERNWRYTLQRVSGVITFVFVIWHIWETRFQVALGNVTHEELGGVIHGIVMNPVTFILYLISVVAASYHFANGLWSFLVSWGITVGPRAQRVSSYICMSLFAIVALMFIASLLAFRSMDFQVATSMIDAVKTVLI, encoded by the coding sequence ATGAAAGGGTTTTACTCCAGAAAGCTGCACTCCTTGCTTGGCGTCATTCCGCTCAGTCTGTTTTTCATTGAGCACATGGTGACGAACTTCTCGGCAGTTGAAGGCGGCAAAGAAGGCTTTAACGATGCAGTTGCATTTCTGAATGGCCTGCCGCTCGTGATTGTACTTGAAACACTTCTCATCTGGTTGCCGCTGTTCTATCACGGTGTATATGGTTTGTACATTGCCTATCAGGCCAAGCCTAACGTGGGGCGTTATGGCAATGAGCGCAACTGGCGTTATACGTTACAACGCGTCAGCGGTGTCATTACGTTCGTGTTCGTTATCTGGCACATTTGGGAGACTCGTTTCCAGGTTGCGCTGGGGAATGTCACACATGAAGAGCTTGGCGGTGTCATACATGGCATCGTGATGAACCCGGTAACGTTTATTTTATATCTGATCAGTGTGGTTGCGGCATCCTATCACTTTGCCAACGGATTGTGGTCGTTCCTGGTTAGCTGGGGAATTACCGTCGGCCCACGTGCGCAGCGTGTATCATCTTACATCTGCATGAGTTTGTTTGCTATCGTTGCCCTCATGTTTATTGCATCCCTGCTCGCTTTCCGGAGCATGGATTTCCAGGTAGCAACTTCAATGATTGACGCAGTTAAGACCGTTCTGATTTAA
- a CDS encoding potassium channel family protein, producing MKTQQFAVIGLGRFGSSLAQELMELGYEVLGIDKNEEVVEDISELVTHAVVADSTDEEVLRSLGIRNFDCCIVAIGADIQTSILTAILLKELGVKTVVAKAISVLHGRALDKLGIDRVVYPERDMGIRVAHQLVTPNLLDYIELSDDYSIVEMKVPACLHNKTLSTLNARVRFGCSIVALQKETGVIIAPTALDSLQMGDIMVIIGMNDDIDRFEEEVISQEG from the coding sequence ATGAAAACACAGCAGTTTGCAGTGATTGGGCTTGGGCGCTTTGGGTCCAGTCTGGCACAGGAATTAATGGAGCTAGGCTATGAGGTACTGGGTATCGATAAAAATGAAGAGGTCGTCGAAGACATAAGTGAATTGGTCACCCATGCCGTCGTCGCGGATTCCACTGACGAGGAAGTGCTGCGTTCACTGGGCATCCGTAATTTCGACTGTTGTATCGTTGCCATCGGTGCAGATATCCAGACCAGTATTCTCACTGCCATTTTACTGAAGGAGCTCGGTGTAAAAACGGTTGTGGCCAAGGCTATTTCGGTTCTTCATGGGCGGGCACTGGATAAGCTGGGGATCGATCGTGTCGTCTATCCTGAACGCGATATGGGAATCCGCGTTGCCCATCAACTGGTCACCCCAAATCTGCTGGATTATATCGAATTATCCGATGATTACAGTATTGTAGAGATGAAGGTTCCAGCCTGTCTGCATAATAAAACGCTGTCCACTCTGAATGCACGAGTACGCTTTGGTTGCAGCATTGTAGCCTTGCAAAAGGAAACCGGGGTCATTATCGCCCCAACCGCTCTGGACTCGCTTCAGATGGGGGATATCATGGTGATTATTGGCATGAATGATGACATTGATCGGTTTGAGGAAGAGGTGATCAGCCAGGAGGGCTGA
- the sdhB gene encoding succinate dehydrogenase iron-sulfur subunit — translation MTDTATAKKTVKFIITRQDSPESSSYNEEFELPYRPGMNVISALMEIQRNPVNTEGKSIAPVCWESNCLEEVCGACSMVINGKPRQACAALIDKLEQPVRIEPMKTFPVVRDLVIDRTRMFNALKRVKAWIPIDGTYDLGPGPRMPEKKRQWAYELSKCMTCGVCLEACPNVNEKTDFIGPAALSQVRLFNAHPTGEMNADDRLEALMEDGGIEGCGNSQNCVRSCPKGIPLTTSIAEMNKQTTKHMFKRWLGV, via the coding sequence ATGACGGACACAGCTACAGCAAAAAAAACCGTCAAGTTTATCATCACCCGTCAGGACAGCCCGGAGTCATCTTCGTACAACGAAGAGTTTGAGCTTCCGTACCGTCCCGGCATGAACGTTATTAGCGCCCTGATGGAGATCCAACGGAATCCGGTCAATACAGAGGGCAAGTCCATTGCCCCGGTCTGCTGGGAATCCAACTGTCTTGAAGAAGTCTGTGGAGCCTGCTCCATGGTCATCAACGGCAAGCCGCGTCAGGCATGTGCTGCCCTAATCGACAAGCTCGAACAGCCGGTTCGCATTGAACCGATGAAAACTTTTCCGGTAGTACGTGACTTGGTTATCGACCGTACCCGGATGTTTAACGCCCTGAAACGGGTTAAAGCCTGGATTCCGATTGATGGTACCTATGACCTTGGTCCAGGTCCTCGGATGCCGGAGAAGAAACGTCAGTGGGCTTACGAGCTGTCCAAATGCATGACATGTGGCGTATGTCTCGAAGCTTGCCCGAACGTGAATGAGAAAACAGACTTTATCGGTCCGGCTGCTCTTTCGCAGGTACGCCTGTTCAATGCTCACCCAACAGGGGAGATGAACGCTGATGATCGTCTGGAAGCACTGATGGAAGACGGAGGTATTGAGGGCTGTGGTAACTCGCAGAACTGCGTGCGCTCCTGTCCAAAAGGAATTCCACTCACCACCTCCATTGCCGAGATGAACAAACAAACGACCAAGCATATGTTCAAACGCTGGTTGGGCGTGTAA
- a CDS encoding metallophosphoesterase — translation MGEPTREGSKISPPRRPDNESDPGKPIFPGEEKDHDPSRRSFLLRMILMTASASLLTGGYAWLWEPRHLEIKQVELKLPGFPKAFEGLRVAQFSDAHLGFHTGLKQMEKLAETIHEQQPDLICFTGDMVEREAEPMRECIPVLASMQAKYGKYAVLGNHDYRGRQQNEVEIMFKEAGFTLLRNSHALIEEGNSRLAIAGLDDALTGRPDPAAAIRGLDNKVWKLLLMHEPDYADISAPFGFGLQLSGHSHGGQVRFPWIGALTTPRGSRKYIQGLYYAGERHMPVYVNRGFGMTQLPIRFLCRPELTVFELRG, via the coding sequence ATGGGAGAACCAACCCGTGAGGGCAGCAAGATCTCGCCGCCCCGGCGCCCAGACAATGAGTCTGACCCAGGGAAGCCCATTTTTCCAGGAGAGGAAAAGGATCATGATCCCTCCCGGCGCAGTTTTTTGCTGCGCATGATCTTAATGACGGCAAGTGCCAGTTTGCTCACGGGAGGATACGCCTGGCTGTGGGAACCACGTCACTTGGAGATCAAGCAGGTTGAATTGAAACTGCCAGGATTCCCCAAAGCATTTGAAGGGCTGCGTGTGGCCCAGTTCAGTGATGCTCATCTTGGGTTCCATACGGGGCTGAAACAGATGGAGAAGCTGGCGGAAACGATACATGAACAGCAACCTGATCTGATTTGTTTTACCGGAGATATGGTAGAGCGGGAAGCGGAACCGATGAGGGAATGTATCCCTGTACTGGCCTCCATGCAAGCGAAGTATGGCAAATATGCCGTATTGGGGAATCATGATTATCGGGGCAGGCAACAGAATGAAGTAGAAATAATGTTCAAAGAAGCCGGGTTCACGTTGCTTCGTAACAGTCATGCTCTCATTGAAGAAGGGAACTCACGCCTCGCTATAGCAGGTCTGGATGATGCACTTACAGGCAGACCCGATCCGGCTGCAGCAATCCGAGGATTGGATAATAAGGTGTGGAAGCTGCTGCTGATGCATGAGCCTGATTATGCAGACATTTCGGCACCTTTTGGTTTCGGGCTACAGTTGTCCGGACACAGTCATGGCGGCCAGGTTCGTTTTCCTTGGATCGGGGCATTGACAACACCGAGAGGTTCACGGAAGTATATTCAAGGGTTATATTATGCAGGCGAAAGGCATATGCCAGTCTATGTGAACCGTGGGTTTGGCATGACCCAGCTGCCCATTCGCTTTCTGTGCAGGCCGGAATTGACTGTTTTTGAACTGAGGGGTTAA
- a CDS encoding LysR family transcriptional regulator, which translates to MFEELNAFAAVVEQSSLNRASKLLNLSQPALSRKIAKLEDELGVALFHRRGKRLELTSVGQVAYTFAIEQKQQQQKFLTMLAQYKDEEQSSITLGASLTTLQTTLPPLVNAFMEKHPNAEIKLVTGKTHEIVSFVRDKKADVGIVASSISEAGLNCVPLFDDHLELVVPLSHPLSGQEAGMEHLQDLPMITFSKGTWYRKLTDDLFQRCAVMPDIRMEIDSFEAIVRLLPTCKAAALLPKSYLRPQLLADNDLVSVYLPQLQQTRRTTCMIYGEKEDLSETSRQWVRETAALFTAKTPLPSRRPPTP; encoded by the coding sequence ATGTTCGAGGAATTAAATGCTTTTGCTGCGGTTGTGGAGCAGTCCAGTCTGAACCGGGCATCCAAATTGCTGAATCTGTCACAGCCCGCGTTGTCCCGCAAAATCGCTAAATTGGAGGATGAACTCGGAGTGGCCCTCTTTCATCGCCGTGGTAAACGACTCGAATTAACCAGTGTGGGCCAAGTCGCCTACACTTTTGCGATAGAACAGAAGCAGCAGCAACAGAAATTTTTGACCATGCTGGCCCAGTACAAGGATGAAGAGCAAAGCTCCATTACGCTGGGAGCCAGTCTGACGACGCTTCAAACCACATTGCCGCCTCTGGTTAATGCATTTATGGAGAAACACCCGAATGCGGAGATCAAGCTGGTGACGGGGAAGACCCATGAGATCGTCTCTTTTGTCCGAGACAAAAAAGCAGACGTTGGCATTGTCGCCTCTTCGATTAGTGAAGCCGGGCTGAACTGTGTTCCACTCTTTGATGATCATCTGGAGCTGGTTGTGCCACTAAGTCATCCCCTTTCCGGTCAGGAGGCGGGAATGGAGCATTTGCAGGATCTGCCGATGATTACATTCTCCAAGGGTACATGGTATCGCAAATTAACCGACGACCTATTCCAGCGCTGCGCCGTGATGCCCGATATTCGCATGGAGATTGATTCATTCGAAGCGATTGTCCGTCTTCTGCCTACCTGCAAAGCCGCAGCCCTGCTTCCCAAGTCGTATCTCCGGCCTCAATTGCTAGCGGACAATGATCTCGTCTCTGTGTATTTGCCACAACTTCAACAGACCCGACGCACCACCTGTATGATCTATGGGGAAAAGGAAGACCTCAGCGAAACGTCCAGACAGTGGGTCAGGGAGACGGCTGCGTTATTTACAGCAAAGACGCCACTGCCCTCACGGAGGCCCCCGACGCCTTAG